The Terriglobia bacterium genome window below encodes:
- a CDS encoding site-specific integrase encodes MPHLAPPTLTAAEQQAILRATAGHPRDHTIYSMALGTGLRLAELVGLNVGDVFAPDDTPRVRVRIRPEIAKGGRTADVFLPDRLVTKLKRFWRWKQQRREDLASGAPLFCNQSRRRISRRRVQFVWRTWQQKAGFDRLYPFHSLRHVAVTNVYRATHDLFLAQRFARHVSPLTTVVYTHPSDEELHGRVRGLAC; translated from the coding sequence ATGCCCCACCTCGCCCCGCCGACCCTGACGGCCGCCGAGCAGCAGGCGATCCTGCGGGCCACTGCCGGCCATCCCCGCGACCACACGATCTACTCGATGGCCCTCGGCACCGGCCTCCGCCTCGCCGAGCTCGTCGGCCTCAACGTCGGCGACGTGTTCGCGCCGGACGACACGCCTCGGGTGCGGGTGCGAATCCGGCCCGAGATCGCCAAGGGTGGCCGGACGGCGGACGTGTTTCTGCCGGACCGGCTGGTCACGAAGTTGAAGCGGTTCTGGCGGTGGAAACAGCAGCGACGCGAGGACCTGGCTTCCGGCGCTCCCCTCTTCTGCAACCAGTCCCGCCGCCGTATTTCTCGCCGCCGGGTCCAGTTCGTGTGGCGGACGTGGCAGCAGAAGGCTGGGTTCGATCGGCTGTACCCGTTCCATTCGCTGCGGCACGTCGCGGTCACCAACGTGTACCGGGCCACCCACGACTTGTTCCTGGCGCAGAGGTTCGCGAGGCACGTCAGCCCGTTGACGACGGTGGTGTACACGCACCCCTCGGACGAGGAGCTGCACGGGAGGGTGCGGGGGCTGGCCTGCTAA
- a CDS encoding tyrosine-type recombinase/integrase, translated as MPHLAPPTLTAAEQETILRVTAANVRDHTIISMALGTGLRLAELVGLDVGDVFAPDGTPRVRVRIRPEIAKGGRAGGGLSGAALTTDATEPIKRRNRCGR; from the coding sequence ATGCCCCACCTCGCTCCGCCGACCCTGACCGCCGCCGAGCAGGAAACGATCCTGCGGGTCACGGCCGCCAACGTACGCGACCACACGATAATCTCGATGGCCCTTGGTACCGGCCTGCGGCTCGCCGAACTCGTCGGGCTCGACGTCGGCGACGTGTTCGCGCCGGACGGCACGCCCCGGGTCCGCGTCCGCATCCGCCCCGAGATCGCGAAGGGCGGCCGAGCCGGCGGCGGGCTGTCGGGCGCCGCCTTGACCACAGACGCCACCGAGCCTATAAAGCGGCGTAACCGCTGCGGCCGCTAG
- a CDS encoding PIG-L family deacetylase, producing the protein MPERARVVVLVAHPDDETLWAGGTLLMHQGWTTFVGSLCRSSDNDRAPRFFRALELLGAHGAMADLDDGPDQSPLAAEEVRATLLSLLPGGRIDLLVTHGPRGEYTRHVRHEEVSRNVLEMWASGQIVSRELWLFAYADGGGSHLPEVEQGADLLLELSEDVWKRKQGLLTETYGFAVDSWEARVAPPREAFWRLVSARDAWAWLERGRPHR; encoded by the coding sequence ATGCCGGAAAGGGCGAGGGTGGTCGTTCTCGTCGCCCATCCCGATGACGAGACCCTCTGGGCCGGGGGGACCCTGCTGATGCACCAAGGCTGGACGACCTTCGTCGGCTCTCTCTGTCGGTCCAGCGACAACGATCGCGCGCCCAGGTTTTTTCGGGCTCTCGAGCTCCTCGGTGCTCACGGGGCGATGGCAGACCTGGACGACGGGCCCGATCAGTCTCCGCTTGCCGCGGAGGAAGTCCGCGCGACCCTGTTGTCGCTGCTTCCGGGCGGTCGGATCGATCTGCTCGTTACGCACGGGCCCAGGGGCGAGTACACCAGGCACGTGAGGCACGAGGAGGTCTCCCGCAACGTGCTCGAGATGTGGGCCTCCGGTCAGATCGTCTCCCGAGAGCTCTGGCTCTTCGCGTACGCGGATGGCGGGGGAAGTCACTTACCAGAGGTCGAGCAAGGGGCTGATCTCCTGTTGGAACTCTCCGAGGATGTCTGGAAGCGCAAGCAAGGCCTGCTGACGGAGACCTACGGTTTCGCCGTGGATAGCTGGGAGGCCCGAGTCGCGCCTCCCCGGGAGGCCTTTTGGCGTCTCGTGTCCGCCCGTGACGCTTGGGCCTGGCTGGAGAGAGGAAGGCCGCACCGATGA
- a CDS encoding CPBP family intramembrane metalloprotease, whose protein sequence is MTTHGGNSSQAHDTAERLKGFGPLGLLSVVVILAGSLAGPPISAILVLAWAQISETPLRALGFTAPRSWTVTLVVGVAFGIAFKLGTKALVMPLLGAPPINVRYQYLTGNSVALPGIVAAVLISASFSEEVFFRGYLFERLGKLLGHGRAALVASVLLSAAVFAFAHYRDQRLPGVEQAAVTGLVFGGIFAWRRQIWLVMMAHAAFDLTAVALIYWNWEAPVAHLLFR, encoded by the coding sequence GTGACTACGCATGGCGGGAACTCCTCGCAGGCGCACGACACGGCCGAGCGGTTGAAAGGGTTCGGCCCACTTGGCTTGCTTTCGGTCGTCGTGATCCTCGCGGGCAGCCTGGCCGGACCGCCCATCAGCGCCATCCTGGTGCTTGCCTGGGCGCAGATCTCTGAGACACCGCTGCGGGCCCTCGGCTTTACCGCTCCACGAAGTTGGACTGTGACGCTGGTGGTGGGCGTCGCGTTTGGAATTGCCTTCAAGCTTGGGACGAAAGCGCTTGTGATGCCGCTTCTAGGCGCCCCCCCGATCAACGTGCGCTACCAGTACCTGACTGGCAACTCGGTGGCGCTTCCGGGGATAGTTGCGGCAGTTCTCATCAGTGCCAGCTTCAGTGAAGAGGTGTTCTTTCGAGGTTACCTGTTCGAACGCCTCGGCAAGCTACTTGGCCACGGTCGGGCGGCGCTGGTGGCCTCTGTTCTGCTCTCGGCCGCGGTGTTCGCCTTCGCGCATTACCGGGACCAGCGCCTGCCCGGGGTTGAGCAGGCTGCCGTGACCGGATTGGTGTTCGGCGGGATCTTTGCCTGGCGACGGCAGATCTGGCTCGTAATGATGGCGCACGCGGCGTTTGACCTTACCGCAGTCGCGCTAATCTATTGGAATTGGGAGGCGCCTGTGGCCCACCTACTGTTTCGGTAG
- a CDS encoding transposase, whose product MDFREGLLLAGEAEGARRATGASPAGAPAGVPDPSVEAKAKRRRFTAEYKLRILREVDRAKGAGEVGAILRREGLYSSHLTQWRRDRDRVAKAGLAARKRGPKGRVEDPRIKQLERELSKLKRRNQRLEALVEIQTKASELLGIPLSPLDSDESD is encoded by the coding sequence ATGGATTTCAGGGAAGGACTGCTCTTGGCGGGAGAAGCGGAGGGAGCCCGTAGGGCGACCGGAGCTTCTCCCGCCGGCGCGCCGGCGGGGGTACCCGATCCGTCGGTCGAGGCGAAGGCGAAGCGGCGGCGGTTCACCGCGGAGTACAAGCTGCGCATCCTGCGCGAGGTCGATCGCGCCAAGGGAGCCGGCGAGGTCGGGGCGATCCTGCGGCGCGAGGGGCTGTACTCGTCCCACCTGACGCAGTGGCGTCGCGATCGGGACCGTGTCGCGAAGGCCGGGCTCGCCGCGCGGAAGCGCGGGCCCAAGGGTCGCGTCGAGGACCCGAGGATCAAGCAGCTCGAGCGAGAGCTCTCCAAGCTCAAGAGGCGCAACCAGCGCCTGGAGGCCCTCGTCGAGATCCAAACAAAAGCGTCCGAGCTCCTGGGGATCCCCCTGAGCCCGCTCGACAGCGACGAGAGCGACTGA
- a CDS encoding DUF2934 domain-containing protein, with protein MQPVKKSAFRFVAPAMKTVGPSSAKVGESKKATGAQGATPRTLITENERHGLIAHAAYLAAAHRGFQGGSPERDWLDAEAQIDAKLMKLR; from the coding sequence ATGCAGCCTGTGAAGAAGTCCGCCTTTAGGTTTGTCGCGCCGGCGATGAAGACGGTAGGGCCCTCAAGCGCGAAGGTCGGCGAGAGCAAGAAGGCCACCGGCGCCCAGGGCGCTACGCCTCGCACCTTGATCACGGAGAACGAGCGTCACGGCCTGATCGCACATGCAGCCTATCTGGCGGCGGCGCACCGCGGATTTCAGGGCGGCAGTCCCGAGCGGGACTGGCTCGACGCCGAGGCTCAGATCGACGCGAAGCTCATGAAACTGCGTTAA
- a CDS encoding amylo-alpha-1,6-glucosidase yields the protein MPRTAAWGYPEPYTRDLLIASLGILVSGNQELVASLRRVLRTLARNQSPLGHVPSLVDAPEDRGASDTTPLFLLALALYRETTGERGFLAGAARKALAWMSYQSPDDTVMVAQQPTSDWRDEQWVEGFGLFVNTLVYAYLRLHALDERAETLKRLMNRIDVRGRDRHPFVHEGLTVPHKPYFALWSYKIHNSERFDLLGNSLAVLAGIAAPSRSRKLVAWVERECASLRDRGLLTLQLPPCLFPYIRPSDSDWRRRYAQHNAPGEYHNGGVWPFACGFYVAALVAVGHLRLAEKRLLALTELVQPARDADVLYGFNEWFKAQDGRPRGQDWQTWSAAMFLYAAECVATGRTPFFDEIRHARPAR from the coding sequence CTGCCGAGGACTGCGGCGTGGGGCTACCCCGAGCCCTACACGCGAGATCTCCTCATCGCTTCGCTCGGCATCCTGGTCTCCGGAAACCAAGAGCTCGTCGCCTCGCTCAGACGCGTGCTACGGACTCTCGCCAGGAACCAGAGCCCGCTCGGCCACGTCCCTTCGCTGGTGGACGCGCCCGAAGACCGCGGAGCCAGCGACACGACCCCGCTCTTTCTCTTGGCGTTGGCTTTGTACCGGGAGACGACCGGAGAGCGTGGATTCCTCGCGGGGGCCGCCCGCAAAGCGCTCGCGTGGATGTCCTACCAGAGCCCGGACGACACGGTGATGGTCGCGCAGCAACCCACCAGCGATTGGCGGGACGAGCAGTGGGTCGAGGGGTTTGGCCTTTTCGTGAATACGCTGGTCTATGCTTATCTCAGGCTCCACGCTCTCGACGAGCGTGCCGAGACGCTCAAGCGGCTCATGAATCGTATCGACGTCCGGGGGCGCGATCGTCACCCGTTCGTCCACGAGGGCCTCACCGTCCCGCACAAGCCCTATTTCGCGCTCTGGTCCTACAAGATCCATAACAGCGAACGCTTCGATCTCTTGGGCAATAGCCTGGCCGTGCTCGCGGGCATCGCCGCCCCGTCCAGGTCCCGCAAACTCGTGGCCTGGGTGGAGAGAGAATGCGCATCACTGAGGGACAGAGGACTTCTGACGCTTCAGCTGCCACCGTGCCTTTTTCCCTACATCCGGCCCTCAGATTCCGACTGGCGACGGAGGTACGCCCAGCACAACGCCCCCGGTGAGTACCACAATGGCGGCGTCTGGCCTTTCGCGTGCGGGTTCTACGTGGCAGCACTGGTGGCCGTCGGACACCTTCGCCTGGCCGAGAAAAGGCTCTTGGCCCTCACCGAGCTCGTGCAGCCCGCACGCGACGCCGACGTGCTCTACGGCTTCAACGAGTGGTTCAAAGCCCAAGACGGCAGGCCCCGCGGGCAGGATTGGCAGACCTGGTCCGCAGCCATGTTCCTGTACGCGGCCGAGTGCGTTGCCACAGGTCGCACGCCGTTCTTCGACGAAATCAGGCACGCTCGACCGGCGAGATAG
- a CDS encoding DUF2284 domain-containing protein encodes MDAKTRGKTGTSSGYRLSPATLVLRAKILGAGSARLIRASAIATAPWVRLRCQYGCDGYGSSRCCPPHTPTPDETRKVIDSYKRAILFEAKRREPKKIAVRLEREAFLAGYYKAFGLGAGPCQLCKQACAFDDGCRHSEQARPSMEACGIDVFTTVRRNGFAIEVVRDEDDEQHYFGVVLLD; translated from the coding sequence ATGGACGCGAAGACCAGGGGAAAAACAGGGACGTCTTCAGGCTACCGCCTGTCTCCAGCCACGCTCGTTCTGCGCGCCAAGATACTCGGCGCCGGATCCGCCCGGCTGATCCGGGCTTCCGCCATCGCCACGGCGCCATGGGTGCGTCTCAGGTGCCAGTATGGTTGCGACGGGTATGGTAGCTCCCGTTGCTGCCCTCCCCACACACCGACTCCTGATGAGACCCGCAAGGTGATCGACAGTTACAAGCGCGCCATTCTCTTCGAGGCAAAACGACGCGAGCCGAAGAAGATCGCGGTACGCCTCGAGCGCGAGGCATTCCTCGCCGGGTATTACAAGGCCTTCGGTCTCGGCGCCGGACCCTGCCAACTCTGCAAGCAGGCGTGCGCATTCGACGACGGTTGCCGTCACTCGGAGCAGGCACGGCCCAGCATGGAGGCTTGCGGGATCGACGTGTTCACCACGGTGAGGAGGAACGGGTTCGCGATCGAGGTCGTGCGGGACGAGGACGACGAGCAGCATTACTTCGGGGTGGTGCTGCTGGACTGA
- a CDS encoding NAD(P)/FAD-dependent oxidoreductase, producing MTSTSEIGVGARASSEGVPHVVILGGGFGGLYAARALRRAPVRVTVVDKRNHHLFQPLLYQVATAALNPSDIAVPIRRILRQQRNASVALAEATNIDTKARRVVLVDGVVDYDFLIVTTGVTHSYFGHDEWSRHAPGLKTIEDALEIRRRILLAFEAAERENDPEGQRRWLTFVVIGGGPTGVELAGALGEIARHVLTQDFRRIDPSTARILLVEAGPRILPSFSPGLSRKAAETLDHLGVEVVTGSPVTGVDEKGVLIDGARIEARTVVWAAGVAAPPLVRSLGVPLDPVGRVLVEPDLTVPGVSEVFVIGDLAGLEQGGRPLPGVAPVAIQQGRHAAANIVRTLRGLPHTPFRYRDRGTLATIGRAAAVAERRTVRVSGLPAWLLWLVVHIFWLIGFRNRFLVLAEWAWAYLRYERGARLITGDSRIR from the coding sequence ATGACGAGCACGAGCGAAATCGGCGTCGGCGCGCGAGCATCCTCCGAGGGAGTTCCGCACGTGGTGATCCTGGGCGGAGGCTTCGGAGGCCTCTACGCGGCGCGCGCTCTGCGCCGCGCGCCCGTCAGGGTAACTGTTGTCGACAAGCGCAACCATCATCTCTTTCAGCCGTTGCTCTACCAAGTGGCAACCGCCGCCCTCAACCCGAGCGACATCGCGGTTCCCATCCGTCGAATCCTGCGACAGCAGCGGAACGCGTCGGTAGCTCTCGCCGAAGCGACGAACATCGATACGAAGGCCCGCAGGGTGGTGCTCGTCGATGGCGTCGTCGATTACGACTTCCTTATCGTGACGACTGGCGTCACGCATTCATACTTCGGCCACGACGAGTGGTCGCGTCACGCGCCGGGTCTCAAGACGATCGAGGACGCCCTCGAAATCCGGAGGCGCATCCTGCTGGCGTTCGAGGCAGCGGAGCGTGAGAACGACCCCGAAGGCCAACGTCGCTGGCTCACCTTCGTCGTGATCGGGGGAGGACCGACGGGAGTCGAGCTCGCGGGGGCTCTCGGCGAGATCGCCCGGCACGTTCTGACGCAAGATTTCCGGCGGATCGATCCGAGCACTGCCCGCATCCTGCTCGTCGAGGCGGGGCCCCGGATCCTCCCGTCGTTCTCCCCCGGCCTTTCGAGGAAAGCCGCGGAGACACTGGATCACCTCGGCGTGGAGGTCGTGACCGGGTCCCCGGTGACGGGTGTCGACGAGAAGGGCGTCCTTATCGACGGGGCCCGCATCGAAGCCCGCACGGTGGTCTGGGCGGCGGGAGTCGCTGCCCCTCCGCTCGTGCGCTCGCTGGGGGTGCCGCTCGACCCCGTGGGAAGGGTGCTCGTCGAGCCCGATCTCACGGTTCCCGGGGTATCGGAAGTGTTCGTGATCGGCGATCTGGCCGGGCTCGAGCAGGGCGGGCGGCCCCTCCCTGGCGTAGCCCCCGTGGCGATCCAGCAGGGGCGTCATGCCGCGGCCAACATCGTCCGCACGCTCCGCGGTCTCCCGCACACTCCCTTTCGTTATCGGGACCGCGGAACGCTCGCCACCATCGGGCGCGCGGCCGCGGTGGCCGAACGCAGAACCGTCCGGGTCTCGGGTCTGCCGGCGTGGCTCCTCTGGCTCGTCGTCCACATCTTCTGGCTGATAGGATTTCGCAACCGATTCCTCGTCCTGGCGGAATGGGCGTGGGCCTACCTGCGCTATGAGCGTGGTGCACGGCTGATTACGGGGGATTCACGGATCCGGTAA
- a CDS encoding glycosyltransferase family 4 protein, which translates to MKILVLYDYPPPPGGLATQGDLLYRGLMATGVDARAAHVESAVEKEWYFRWFKPDVVVGVGYWGMTPHLVLHAQQFGVLPVPWLVADGYIANYRDVLSALPLLLVTSNWVKEIYIRDGVCGDNIEVLPVACETDAFVPHGSEEPEVKAVREIFGVAQDQLMILTVGGDATSKGAREVMEALGSLRNEVPEWRYVCKVWSQPRTDLQNSQDAQLAHSLGLSKKIIFSSGRASRTFMPYMLSACDVYASPSRLEGFGMTQVEAGACGKPVIGLNAMAMRDTLVHGETALLAGVAQEIRISETIAGEEAGFEPGHRVKFAAPRVVDYRASVRDIADHLRVLLNDPGLRKRMGEAGRKRAVQKYDSLVVAQQLVEILRSKLGIS; encoded by the coding sequence ATGAAGATACTCGTCCTCTACGATTACCCCCCGCCGCCTGGCGGGCTCGCCACCCAGGGGGACCTCCTCTACAGAGGCCTCATGGCCACCGGGGTGGATGCCCGCGCGGCGCATGTGGAGTCGGCGGTGGAGAAGGAGTGGTACTTCAGGTGGTTCAAGCCGGACGTGGTGGTTGGCGTCGGCTACTGGGGAATGACGCCGCATCTCGTGCTGCACGCCCAGCAGTTCGGCGTCTTGCCCGTGCCGTGGCTCGTAGCCGACGGGTACATCGCCAACTACAGGGATGTCTTGAGCGCCCTGCCGCTCCTCCTCGTAACTTCCAATTGGGTCAAGGAGATCTACATCCGGGACGGCGTGTGCGGCGACAACATCGAGGTGCTTCCCGTGGCGTGCGAAACGGACGCCTTCGTTCCTCACGGCTCCGAAGAGCCCGAAGTGAAAGCCGTCCGCGAGATTTTCGGCGTGGCCCAAGACCAGCTCATGATTCTGACGGTGGGCGGGGACGCGACCTCCAAGGGCGCACGGGAAGTGATGGAGGCACTAGGGTCCCTCAGGAACGAAGTTCCGGAGTGGCGTTACGTCTGCAAAGTGTGGTCACAGCCGCGGACAGACCTTCAGAACTCGCAGGATGCCCAGCTCGCACACAGCTTGGGTCTTTCGAAGAAGATCATCTTCTCCTCGGGACGGGCCTCCAGGACCTTCATGCCGTACATGCTTTCGGCGTGTGACGTTTACGCGTCACCGTCTCGCCTGGAAGGATTCGGGATGACCCAGGTGGAGGCAGGGGCTTGCGGGAAACCGGTGATCGGCTTGAATGCCATGGCCATGCGGGACACCCTCGTTCATGGAGAGACGGCCCTCTTGGCCGGCGTAGCCCAGGAGATCCGGATCAGCGAGACGATCGCGGGAGAAGAGGCCGGTTTTGAACCCGGGCACCGCGTCAAGTTCGCCGCGCCAAGGGTGGTCGACTACCGTGCCAGCGTGAGAGACATCGCCGATCACCTACGCGTGCTGCTCAACGACCCAGGATTGCGTAAGAGGATGGGAGAGGCTGGCAGGAAACGCGCGGTACAAAAGTACGATAGCCTGGTCGTCGCGCAACAGTTGGTGGAGATCTTGCGATCGAAACTCGGGATATCATGA
- a CDS encoding MTH1187 family thiamine-binding protein, protein MKASVMVSVIPIGVGISLSKYIAACERVFAEAGLNPKLHAHGTNVEGEWDEVFGAVRKCVETVHAMGAPRISTHLKVGTRTDRSESGEEMVQSVKKKLVAG, encoded by the coding sequence ATGAAAGCCAGCGTGATGGTCAGCGTTATCCCCATTGGGGTCGGGATCTCCCTGTCAAAGTACATCGCCGCCTGTGAGCGCGTGTTCGCCGAAGCGGGGCTGAATCCGAAGCTCCACGCGCACGGCACGAACGTCGAGGGAGAGTGGGACGAGGTGTTTGGCGCGGTCCGGAAATGCGTCGAGACGGTTCACGCCATGGGCGCGCCGCGGATCTCGACGCATCTCAAGGTCGGCACGCGGACGGACCGGTCAGAGAGTGGCGAGGAGATGGTCCAGAGCGTGAAGAAGAAACTGGTAGCCGGCTAA
- a CDS encoding protein kinase, whose translation MLSRYKILGKLGAGGMGVVYRAEDLTLKRSVALKLITGTLREEEHARARFLREARVSAALNHPNVCVIFDFGEVQPGEEAALGGAERLRPGTPFISMELVEGRTLAAMLRERRPLRFREMIDIAIQVVGGLAAAHAKGVIHRDLKPGNVMVAPDGRAKILDFGLAKPRPAIASEDAGTTTTTTLPRDLTTEGKIVGTMAYMSPEQARGMPLDSRSDVFSFGTMLYEMATGKHPFASDDPVATLGKILEAEPEPLENVAPASPPELDQIVRRCLRKRPDDRYNDTRDLVIALEELIRDTAAGARTASESARTIMVWPLAVHGRPQGGEILGTVFARQLANELAQTTGLEVLPVPAAARPGEEDAVSRARGLGAGRLLIGTVGTSARAVDVTISLVDASRNRLLWGATRQAAEREIRSLASGIARDVLGRLGYAAPHVYDLLESMPIENPKLAVSPSWSEVLATALDSKTTEQTVQRARALARKFPSEPLVLALLAFICLDVFAAMRTDENLRQLEIALQGLEELDRRSPYAASIRASALGFQGKTHDAIALYDGLCAREDLSTSLKSRYLADRALLRAREADVDGASSDFEKAQRLAPVDYYVALEYARFLKSQKRPEEALSWALRAQALAWHDGHTQALVGQILSELHRWDESVAPNRMACELLHRQALCAELATSLLMSGHSAEAAEAAHMAEGLTDNASGQACLGRYNSRAGNKSEALRCLRRSVALGFSNTSWLREDEGLAPLRGDPEFESIIAETESHRARK comes from the coding sequence ATGCTCTCCCGATACAAGATCCTCGGGAAGCTAGGCGCAGGTGGCATGGGGGTGGTCTACCGCGCCGAGGACCTGACCCTCAAGCGATCGGTCGCGCTGAAACTCATCACCGGGACCCTTCGGGAAGAGGAACATGCTCGCGCCCGATTCCTGAGAGAAGCGCGCGTATCTGCTGCCCTGAACCACCCGAACGTTTGCGTCATCTTTGACTTCGGGGAGGTCCAACCTGGAGAGGAGGCAGCACTCGGAGGTGCTGAGCGCCTCCGGCCTGGCACGCCGTTTATTTCCATGGAACTGGTCGAAGGCCGGACGCTCGCAGCGATGCTCCGGGAGCGCCGCCCTCTCCGTTTCCGAGAGATGATCGACATCGCCATCCAAGTGGTCGGAGGTCTAGCGGCAGCCCACGCGAAGGGCGTGATCCACAGGGACCTCAAGCCCGGCAACGTGATGGTCGCGCCCGACGGCCGGGCCAAGATCCTCGACTTCGGACTGGCCAAGCCTCGCCCGGCCATCGCGTCCGAAGATGCAGGCACGACTACGACTACGACGCTCCCGAGAGACCTGACGACAGAGGGGAAGATCGTAGGGACCATGGCGTACATGTCCCCAGAGCAAGCCAGGGGCATGCCGCTGGACTCGCGGTCGGACGTGTTCTCCTTCGGGACGATGCTGTACGAGATGGCGACGGGGAAGCACCCGTTCGCCAGCGATGACCCCGTCGCAACACTCGGGAAGATCCTGGAAGCGGAGCCCGAGCCCCTGGAGAATGTCGCGCCGGCGTCGCCTCCTGAACTGGATCAGATCGTCCGCCGGTGCCTTCGGAAGCGCCCGGACGATCGGTACAACGACACACGAGACCTGGTGATCGCGCTGGAGGAATTGATACGGGACACTGCCGCCGGGGCGCGGACGGCAAGCGAGAGCGCCCGCACGATCATGGTCTGGCCGCTTGCCGTCCATGGTCGGCCGCAGGGAGGCGAGATCCTTGGAACGGTGTTTGCCCGCCAGCTTGCGAACGAGCTGGCCCAAACTACGGGCCTCGAGGTGCTGCCAGTTCCCGCGGCGGCCCGGCCAGGTGAGGAAGACGCCGTGTCGCGGGCACGGGGACTCGGTGCCGGCCGCCTTCTCATAGGAACGGTCGGGACGAGCGCGAGGGCGGTCGACGTAACGATCAGCCTAGTGGACGCCTCGCGAAACCGTCTGCTCTGGGGGGCGACCCGCCAAGCAGCGGAGCGCGAGATTCGCTCCCTGGCCTCAGGGATAGCCCGGGATGTCCTCGGTCGCCTCGGTTACGCCGCGCCGCACGTGTACGACCTGCTGGAGAGCATGCCGATCGAGAACCCGAAGCTCGCGGTATCACCGAGCTGGTCAGAGGTGCTGGCGACCGCTCTGGATTCGAAGACTACAGAGCAGACTGTCCAGCGAGCCAGAGCTCTCGCGAGGAAGTTTCCCTCCGAGCCGCTCGTCCTAGCGCTTCTCGCGTTCATTTGCCTGGACGTGTTCGCGGCTATGCGCACTGACGAGAATCTCCGTCAGCTTGAGATCGCCCTGCAAGGCTTGGAAGAACTTGACAGGAGATCACCTTACGCCGCCAGCATCCGCGCTTCCGCGCTCGGGTTTCAGGGGAAGACTCACGATGCGATAGCGCTCTACGACGGACTCTGTGCCCGCGAGGATCTGAGCACATCCCTGAAGTCCCGATATCTAGCAGATCGAGCGCTCTTGCGGGCGCGGGAGGCTGACGTAGACGGTGCGAGTTCCGACTTCGAGAAGGCCCAGCGCCTCGCTCCAGTTGACTACTATGTAGCTTTAGAGTACGCGAGGTTCCTGAAAAGTCAGAAGCGTCCAGAGGAAGCACTGAGCTGGGCGCTCCGGGCGCAGGCGCTTGCGTGGCACGACGGCCACACCCAAGCGCTAGTGGGCCAGATCTTGTCCGAGCTTCATCGATGGGACGAATCGGTCGCGCCCAACAGAATGGCTTGCGAATTGCTGCACCGTCAAGCGCTTTGCGCGGAGCTGGCGACGAGTCTCCTAATGAGCGGCCATTCTGCGGAGGCGGCGGAGGCGGCTCACATGGCCGAGGGCCTGACTGACAACGCGAGTGGGCAGGCCTGTCTGGGCCGGTACAATTCCCGGGCTGGAAACAAGTCGGAAGCTCTCAGGTGCCTTCGCCGGTCCGTGGCACTGGGGTTCTCGAACACGTCGTGGCTCCGCGAGGATGAGGGCCTTGCACCCCTGCGCGGTGACCCCGAGTTCGAATCGATCATCGCCGAAACTGAGAGCCATCGCGCAAGGAAGTGA